A portion of the Homalodisca vitripennis isolate AUS2020 chromosome 2, UT_GWSS_2.1, whole genome shotgun sequence genome contains these proteins:
- the LOC124356300 gene encoding uncharacterized protein LOC124356300 produces the protein MSLKRKKIRGLTSTVPPSLEGLGVGHRLRHHGKHHQGELWRVTTISDVINSTTIPTVDRASVCYSTNEVLIIIGLTCVLNLAFIVVVMTCVHFCSSPTVTNISRLESLILVESSTSESDLEELENKQKNINFYNFSPISETFDEYIKICSIPLQMGSISILVFLYALPPNLGASLLCDPTRHLGVAAEVST, from the exons ATGAGcttgaaaagaaagaaaatacgGGGACTGACATCAACGGTGCCACCCTCCCTGGAGGGGTTGGGAGTTGGACATAGACTCCGCCACCACGGCAAACACCACCAAGGAGAGTTGTGGCGTGTCACCACCATCAGTGACGTCATCAATTCCACCACCATCCCCACTGTCGACCGGGCATCTGTGTGTTACTCCACCAATGAG GTGCTGATAATAATCGGACTGACTTGTGTTCTGAATCTTGCATTTATTGTTGTTGTGATGACCTGCGTCCACTTCTGCAGTAGTCCTACTGTCACCAATATATCCAG attGGAGTCACTAATTCTGGTGGAGAGCTCGACGTCAGAATCTGACTTAGAGGAATTAGAAAATAAGCAGAAAAACATCAACTTCTACAACTTTTCTCCGATCAGTGAAACTTTTGACGAATACATCAAGATTTGTTCAATTCCACTACAG ATGGGAAGTATCTCAATCCTCGTCTTCCTCTATGCTCTCCCTCCAAACCTTGGTGCCTCCCTGTTGTGCGACCCCACCCGTCACCTCGGGGTCGCTGCCGAGGTATCGACCTGA